GATCCATACTTCTTCTTGCGCTAGGCGCTTGTCAAATAATGCATTTTGTTCATCTTCTACACGTAATGCTTCTTCTTTACCTACTAGGTATTCATCATAGTTACCAGGGAAAGACATTAAGTTACCGCGGTCAATATCAATAATACGCGTTGCCATAGAACGAATGAAACTTCTATCATGGCTTACGAAAATGATTGTACCGGCGAAATCTTTTAAGAACTCTTCTAACCAAAGGATAGATTCAATATCCAAGTGGTTCGTTGGTTCATCAAGTAATAGGATATCTGGTTTACTTGCTAGTGCGCGCGCTAATGCTGCGCGACGTAACCAACCACCTGATAAATCATCAAGTAACATGTCAGCTTCTAAATCTAAACGCGTAAGTACTTGTTCAATGTTTTGCTCAAACTCCCAACCATTACGGTTATCAAGTTCTTCTTGTAGACGCATCAATTTGTTTAATGCTTTTTCACTGTAATCTTCACCGACAAGGATCGCTTGGTGATGGTAATCTTTTAGTACTTGACCGATGTCCGCTAGACCACCCGCAACAAAATCAAAGATTGTCACGCCGCTTACTTTTGGTGGATCTTGCTCTAAACGAGAAACAACTGCATCTTGTTCAATTCTAAGGACACCATCGTCAAGTTGAATTTCGCCGCCAATAACTTTCATCATTGTCGATTTACCTGCACCATTACGGCCTACAAGACAAACACGTTCTTTTCGTTCAAATACAGCATCGGCATGGTTTAATAATGGTAAGTCGCCAAAGGCTAAACATGCATTTTGTAACGTGATAACAGCCACGATAATTCCTCAATATAAAATTCAATTGTTTCAAAAATAAAACCATTATAGGTAATGTTGAAACAAGCAGTTAGATAGATTCTAACATAAAGTTGTAAAATAGAAAAAATCCGAGCGTTAACAATTAACCTGTAATTGAGAATCCACTCGGATAAAGTCACGTAAATTAGTCTTGTGCGATAAAGTCAGCCAATTCTTCAGAATCAAATGGCCAACCAATTTCTTTATCAGTCACCTTGTTCTTAATAACAGGAATACGAATACCATAACGGGCGATGTCATCTTCATCATGGATGATCTCTACTTGTGTCATTTCACTGACCAAGTGTTGAGCTGTCACCAATTCCCAAGCTTGTTCACATAAGTGGCAACCTTCTGTGGTATAGAACGCGTATTTAGTCATTATGCTACTCGTTCAACAAGCCAACAGTTACTGATGTTTTTGTTACGCGCGAAATCTTTAGAACGATTTTTTTCAGTAATATTGGTTGCTTTAAGACCCAGTTTTTCGAGTCCTTCAAAATCTAGCTTAAAGTTACGTTTATTGTTAGAGAAAACAATTTCACCACGTGCAGATAGAATATTCTCTAACCAAGTAAACAGTTGTATGTGATCACGTTCTACATCGAAGCTGTCTTCCATACGCTTTGAGTTTGAGAATGTTGGAGGATCAATAAAAATAAGGTCAAATTTATCTTCACAACGTGCTAACCAAGCTAGACAGTCTGCTTGTACAACTTCGTGCTTACGCATGCTGATGTTGTTTAATGCAAAGTTACGTTTTGCCCAATCAAGGTAAGTATTCGACATATCAACAGTAACTGATGATTCTGCCCCACCTAAAATAGCGTGAACACTTGCACTGCCTGTATATGAGAATAGATTTAAGAAACGTTTACCCGCACTCATTTCGCCAATCATACGACGTGTTAAACGGTGATCGATAAACAGACCCGTATCTAAATAATCTTTCATGTTCACTTCAAATTGAGCACCATATTCACTTACCGTAAACACTGACTTAACTTGTTGTATTTTTTCGTATTGGTTACTGCCTTTTTGTTTTTGGCGAACTTTCAATACAAGCTTGTTCGGATCAATTTGAGTCACATCAAGCGTAACAGCAACAATATCCATGATACGTTGTTTGGCTTTTTGCTCTGGTACGTCTTTCGGTGCTT
This Moritella sp. 5 DNA region includes the following protein-coding sequences:
- a CDS encoding glutaredoxin family protein, whose amino-acid sequence is MTKYAFYTTEGCHLCEQAWELVTAQHLVSEMTQVEIIHDEDDIARYGIRIPVIKNKVTDKEIGWPFDSEELADFIAQD